A stretch of Tigriopus californicus strain San Diego chromosome 11, Tcal_SD_v2.1, whole genome shotgun sequence DNA encodes these proteins:
- the LOC131890689 gene encoding uncharacterized protein LOC131890689 — MLYVILILRLVDLGTSMLTSLDLSPFFWIPLLVHYGGSVDSLAGGLSHETMSSGDCAGALVHGWISRFGIPEKITTDRGRQFESALWHELGRFLGFKCSRTTSYHPQTNGLVERFHQSLKASLMAKLGNINDWYQELPWVLLGLRSAVKDDLGYSPAQATYGESLRVPGRFFSTDPVPPASGTFVADIRCRISKFPFVNPRRHGSVYHSHLRPYLQLISCFVRVDACTPPLTPPYVGPYKIIERHSDYFVLDLNGRIDTVTVDRLKPAFRSVDLLPGISEPRVSRRGRLIYDQFRQ; from the coding sequence ATGCTCTACGTGATTTTGATCCTCCGTCTGGTCGATTTGGGCACCTCCATGTTGACATCGTTGGACCTCTCCCCCTTCTTCTGGATTCCGCTACTTGTTCACTATGGTGGATCGGTGGACTCGTTGGCCGGAGGTTTATCCCATGAAACCATGTCCAGTGGGGACTGTGCCGGTGCCTTGGTTCATGGTTGGATCTCCAGGTTTGGAATTCCGGAGAAAATAACAACCGATCGTGGGAGACAGTTTGAGTCTGCCCTTTGGCATGAGCTTGGTCGGTTTCTTGGCTTCAAATGCTCGCGTACCACCTCTTATCACCCTCAAACGAATGGCCTGGTGGAACGGTTTCATCAATCTTTAAAGGCATCTCTCATGGCCAAGCTGGGGAATATCAATGATTGGTACCAGGAACTTCCGTGGGTTTTGCTTGGGCTGCGTTCTGCTGTGAAGGATGATTTGGGTTATTCGCCAGCTCAGGCGACCTATGGAGAATCTCTGAGAGTTCCAGGGCGGTTCTTTTCCACGGACCCTGTTCCTCCGGCTTCGGGAACGTTTGTCGCCGACATCCGTTgcagaatttcaaaatttccttttGTGAATCCCCGTCGACATGGTTCTGTTTACCATTCTCATCTTCGTCCTTATCTACAGTTGATTTCGTGTTTTGTTCGTGTTGATGCCTGTACTCCTCCTCTAACTCCACCTTATGTGGGACCTTATAAGATCATCGAACGTCACTCTGACTATTTCGTGCTGGATCTGAATGGAAGGATTGACACCGTGACGGTTGACAGGTTGAAGCCAGCTTTTCGGTCGGTTGACCTCCTTCCAGGCATCTCGGAGCCTCGGGTGTCTAGGCGAGGACGCCTGATTTATGACCAATTTCGTCAGTAA